In Flavobacterium enshiense, the genomic stretch GATTTTTTCGACTTGTTCCAAGGTACCATACTCATCATCTTCACCTTGAATAATCAACGACGGACATTTAATCAATGGTAAAAAACTTTCCATGTTCCAAACCTTGAATTCGTCACTCGTCCATTTACCGGCCCATGCCCAAAACATATCCTCGGTTTTATCTCCGTGGTATTTCTCTAATTTGGACTTTAAATCGGTTGTCTTGTAAAGATCAATCGCTTCTCTAATACCATTTAAGGTAACTTCTTCCACAAGAACATGAGCTCCTTCGGTAATGATTCCTAAAATTTTCTCCGGATATTTTGCAGCAGTAAGCAAAGCTATGGAACCACCATCACTGTGACCGAATAGGATTGCCTTATCTATATTCCAATAATTCAGGAGTTCGTTCAACATATCCGCCTCAAGTTCCATGTAATCATTATCACGCTTAGCGTATATGAACGGACAGGATTTCCCATAACCCTGACGGTCATAAACCAAAACATTACAATTGGTCAATGCCCCCAGTTTTTCCGGAAAATCCCTCCACAATTCAACGCAACCCAATGAATCATGTAAAAAAATAATTGTTGGTCGCCCAGGATAATTGTCAATTCTTTTTATTGCGATTTCTTCTGGAGAAAATTTAATTTTTGTCTGCATGTTTGTCAGTTCTTTTGACATTTTAAAGTTTATCAATTCAATTCCTTCTCGCACAACTACTTGCTTTGTGACTACTTTAAAGCCTATCTTTTCAAAAAACGGCTTGGCAGTTATACTAACATCTGAAGTCAATCGCTTATTCCCAATTTTTATCGCTTCTTTTTCTAATTCAGAATAAAGTCTACTTGCAATTCCTTGCCCCTGATAGTCTTTATGCACATACATCAAATCGACATAATTTCCTTTGTCTAATGTGCAAAAGCCAATAATTTTTTCTGTGTCTTCGGCTACTAATACAAATTGGTTCCTCAGTATATCAAACCAACGTTCCTCGTCTTCAATACTTGAAGTCCACACTTTTATTTGTTGGTCACTATAATCATTTATGCAGACTGTCGTTATCGTATCCGCAAATAATTGTAACAGCTCCTTTAAATCATAGATTGTCCCTAGTCTTATTATTAGTTGTAAAGTCATGATATTATTTTGCATTTTCATTGTCGCCATTTAGCCTGAGGACAAATTTTTACATTACGTCACAAGTATATGGCTTAAAACCTTTACATTTCGTCACTGGTAAAACTCTGGATATTTTTCTTTTTATACGGACGGATGATCAAACGGCCTTCGCGATCGAATTTGATATAATTGTAAATCCAATTCATCAGCACCACTGCTTTGTTTTTGAATCCGATGAGCGAAAACAAATGTACAAACATCCAAACAAACCAGGCAAAAACGCCTTGAAAATGCCAATGAGGTAAATCGACCACCGCTTTATTTCTTCCGATAGTGGCCATCGAGCCTTTGTCGTTGTACATGAAGGGCTGCATTGTCTTATTTTGCAATTTCCGAATCAGGTTTTCTGCCAACAAATCACCTTGCTGTATCGCGGGCTGTGCCATCATGGGATGACCCTGCGGATTTTTATCGGACGCCATTAAAGCTACATCCCCTATGGCAAAAATATTATCATAACCCAATGCCTGATTGAATTCGTTCACCATCACACGATCGGCGCGTTCCGTTAAAGCTTCTTTTTTCAAACCGTTCACTACAGCGCCTTTCACCCCCGCTGCCCAAATAACCGTTGCGGTATCAAAAGTCAAATCCGAATTGGTGGTTACCGTTCTCCCGTCGTAATTGGTTACCCTTACACTTTTCCAAATACTTACCCCCAGTCCGTGGAGGAAATCTTCCGCTTTTTGCGATGATTTTGGCGACATTGCATCGAGCAAACGATCACTCCCCTGAACAACATGAATCCCCATATTGCGTATGTCCAAATCAGGATAGTCTTTCGGTAGTATAGCTTTTTTCATTTCAGCCAATGCTCCGGCCAGCTCTACTCCTGTTGGCCCCCCTCCTACAATTACGAAATTCATAAGCGCATTTCTTTCATTGATATCGTTGGTGAGTAATGCCTGTTCGAAATTTTCTAGGATCAGACTGCGGATATTTAGTGACTGCGGAATGGTTTTCATCGCCATACTGAAATTCTCGATTTCCTTATTTCCGAAATAATTGGTTTTGGAGCCAGTAGCAATCACAAGATAATCATAATACAGATCACCAATATCAGCAATGATTTTTTTGTTTTCAGCATCGATTTCCTTTACATTAGCCAGTCGGAAGTAGAAGTTCTCATAATCCTGCACTACTTTCCGGATGGGATAAGCAATGGACCCCGCTTCCAATCCGCCAGTGGCTACCTGATACAACAACGGCTGAAATGTATGGTAATTGTGTTTGTCGAGAAGGACAACCTGTGCATTTTTATTTTTAAGTTTTTTAGCCAGTGAAATTCCGGCAAAACCGCCACCT encodes the following:
- a CDS encoding GNAT family N-acetyltransferase, with product MTLQLIIRLGTIYDLKELLQLFADTITTVCINDYSDQQIKVWTSSIEDEERWFDILRNQFVLVAEDTEKIIGFCTLDKGNYVDLMYVHKDYQGQGIASRLYSELEKEAIKIGNKRLTSDVSITAKPFFEKIGFKVVTKQVVVREGIELINFKMSKELTNMQTKIKFSPEEIAIKRIDNYPGRPTIIFLHDSLGCVELWRDFPEKLGALTNCNVLVYDRQGYGKSCPFIYAKRDNDYMELEADMLNELLNYWNIDKAILFGHSDGGSIALLTAAKYPEKILGIITEGAHVLVEEVTLNGIREAIDLYKTTDLKSKLEKYHGDKTEDMFWAWAGKWTSDEFKVWNMESFLPLIKCPSLIIQGEDDEYGTLEQVEKINSQVNGPSSKLIIPNIKHTPHKEAPDFVLDKSAEFISQLV
- a CDS encoding NAD(P)/FAD-dependent oxidoreductase, producing the protein MNIPRSSFPRIVIIGGGFAGISLAKKLKNKNAQVVLLDKHNYHTFQPLLYQVATGGLEAGSIAYPIRKVVQDYENFYFRLANVKEIDAENKKIIADIGDLYYDYLVIATGSKTNYFGNKEIENFSMAMKTIPQSLNIRSLILENFEQALLTNDINERNALMNFVIVGGGPTGVELAGALAEMKKAILPKDYPDLDIRNMGIHVVQGSDRLLDAMSPKSSQKAEDFLHGLGVSIWKSVRVTNYDGRTVTTNSDLTFDTATVIWAAGVKGAVVNGLKKEALTERADRVMVNEFNQALGYDNIFAIGDVALMASDKNPQGHPMMAQPAIQQGDLLAENLIRKLQNKTMQPFMYNDKGSMATIGRNKAVVDLPHWHFQGVFAWFVWMFVHLFSLIGFKNKAVVLMNWIYNYIKFDREGRLIIRPYKKKNIQSFTSDEM